The Acropora palmata chromosome 3, jaAcrPala1.3, whole genome shotgun sequence nucleotide sequence CTGAGCAAtgtgattaattttattcagtCCCCAAAGAAAGTTGGAGACGACATCGCCAAGGCAACACAAGACTGGAAAGGTTTGCGAATCACTGTACAGTTGACCATCCAGAATAGACAGGCAAAAGTATCGGTTGTACCAAGTGCATCTTCACTGATTATTAAAGCACTGAAAGAACCACCGAGAGATCGCAAGAAGGTGAAAAACAGTGAGTATTCCATCAACAGgtgctatttttattatctagagtttaaaaaagttaattgtGGAAGATGGGGATTATGCTATTCAGAGGATCACTTTACAATTCAGCAGttaaatacaccttattccaaaatggcgaccaataaattattcttttgtttgcatgtttattagccctctttgcctcattttcacttcaaaattcttttgtgttttctacatgGTGACGAGGCAtcaagggctaattaacatgcagacaaaagaataatttatagtccaccattttggaaaaatagGTCCTGAGGGGACATGTGCTTACGGGTAACGAATGTTACACCATTAACATTGTCTATGTGattgttgacatgcttttgtaatgagcattgacaatgaatgcttgtTATGCTCTTGAACCTACTCgtatgaaaacaagatggtAGGTTTTGTAGAGTACCGTGTTCAGTCGGAGAGGGTGTGCAGGTTTACGTAAGAAAGGTTTTGTTACATTGGCTGTAGATGTCTGCCAAGGAGAAAAATAGGTACGCATTGCGTAGATGTGGGTAGTGGCTGGTCTTCTGTTTGATATAGTGCTATATTTGCCCAGCATCTCAAGATTAAGATGTTTAATTAGTATagaaattttgcagaaatttaaaatataaattcctGACGGGTAGaagtaaacttcattttagatgaaaattctttgtagactgaaagttgctgagatggtaaaagaacttgaaatttggTAATCTAATTTTGGTAGCTAACTAAAATCAAGACCAACTAACACCAGAAAGGTCActaaattactttttaatCATTTTCCGGGAAAAAATCGGGTGATTTTCATCCAAGCCATAAAAATTTCGCGGAAAAATCGGGAGGTAAGGTGTCATTAACAATGCTCACGCGAATGATTTCAGACTAGCCCGTAAGCACAATAAGGTGTATAGCCTGAAGAAAAAGCAGTATACAGTAAATAGAAACACATTCTTTAGTGGATGGCATTACTTCCTTACTTGTGCTATAAATAGTAATATTGGTGCCTCTTGAATGCCGTGCACAGGAAAATGTTGTTAatgctttctttcctttttggttttggtttacaGTTAAACATGATGGTAACTTAACTCTGGAGCAAATCATTGAGATTGCAAAAACCATGCGACCCAGGTCAATGGCCCGTAAGCTGGCGGGGACTGTTAAAGAGATCTTGGGCACTGCACAGTCAGTGGGTTGCACAGTCGAAGGAGAACCACCTCATGATATCATTGACAAGATTAATGACAATGTAATCGAGATTCCTGATGTAAGTGTATATTGATATTAGTATCAGATTTAAAGGTtattgaatttctgaattagGATTTGTCAAGCAGTCAAGAAAAGCAGGATGGTCACCCTTTAGGTACAAGAGTTAAGGTCTGAAACCTGATATCTTGGTTCAAGTCCCATTTTTACCAGTAAATGAGGTTACCTTGGGTTTCCCCCTATTTGGCTATGCCAGCAAACATGTTACAACTAGATTGTTATCTTGTCGGATGGGGTTCTTAAGTCCTGTAGAGAGGAGCCAATAGAAATGTGTTTATGTACTGTTGCAAATGCTTGTGGAAGTCAGTCAGCAgagagaaaatgtttttttctcgttggGCACTATTTTCATAACTGCCTATTTTAGTAGTCAGTGATTGTTGAGTTTTTGCCAAACACCCATGTGTAAGCCATACCTTTTTGGTCACATTTTGGGCCTAAAATCAGGGGTGCAGCTTAAGTGTGAGACATCTCTTTTGACACTGGTTTAAGATCATGAGTCTGGCCCTTTagtatttctttcaatccGCTCATTTCTGCTTTACTTGAGAAATCGCATTCCAATAATTGATATGGAATCTCCATTCCCCTACAAAATTGATTGCAATGTTGTCTGCAGCTCATAAGCTCTTTGCACCATGCAACAAAACGCGAGAACTCATGTTAACACTTGAACAGCGAACTTtgttcatggaattatcaaaTCCCTCATTCAgcaaaaagtttttctttgttcagtgGCATCCATACATCTCGATAAACATGGTATTTCCTCACATCTGAGATGAAAAcacactttaaaaaaaaagatcccCTGGTTACtaaattttacagtttcttgacTTCAGAGAAATATAGAATAATATTGTATTTCACTTTATAATGATGGAATCTACAATTTCTGCATCTTCGTTTCCTTGATGTAGCAAAGGTTTTCCAAAGTTCTTGAagaccttttttcttttcttgacactgattgtcaaaataatgGTTACGGCTTGTGCACGAGTGTTTACAGTATTCCTTACTTTTTTCGTTGAGCTagagacaaaggaaattacaaaattttcatGGGGTGACTGAAGAAAGGTGCCCTTTGGGGATACACATGAGAGTTTCTGAAGACCTAATCAATAGGCAGGAGTACAACTTTCCACCAGATGACATCTTCAGTTTGTTCTGTCCTGGTGTCAAGCAAACACTCCCCAACAGGGTCCTTCTTGAAGTTAttcttaaattaaattatcttGCTAAAcacgtgcattttttcttctttttgcctTTAGGATGAGTGATTCTGTGCCTCagattgaagaaaataaaaggaaattaaaaaaatagttgTGTAGTTGTCTTAATTCTCAGGCTTTCTCACAGAGGGCATAGCTGGTACTGGATATCGACACCAATAcctattataataaattattgctttCTCAACCCAGGGCTTGCTATTGGGTTCAAAATGGGACACTTATAGAGAATTCTTTTCCatttatgaaataaaacacatcTACTTATGTAAACCAGGGTGAGTTGGCAAGAATTCAAACTGTGCCAACACACGATCAAGGTAAACAGCTTGTAGCGGCTCGAGAATTTTCATTCTATCACCCAGGTTTACATCAGCCTGTGCAAATGGCAaaagtgttttgtttctttaaagcAGGATGCCAATGCAACATGGCAAAGTAAAATGGATGGTACAAAATGGACACTTTTTCTTCACATGATAATACCAATTAAATTACTCCTTGCAAATGCATTTGTATTTCTAGAATATTTGAGAGACTTCAATGAAGTGATATTCCCACAATTAAATGTGCCTTTGAAAGTCAATTGTCAGTAAATGTGGAGACATAGTTGCTAGTAGGGAAATTCTGCTGCCAGTGGCTTAAAAAGGATCAGCAAACTACCTGCAATGGCACGTGCAACCAAGCCACTCAGaacataaaatataaattatttaaccCTACTGAATGTCTTACACAGCTTTTAAGTTTCACTCGGAAATCTTAAGTGTTGCAGTAGGGGAGAGTAAGTAATAAAATCATTCGAAACAAACAATCTTGAATCGTTGAAATTTATGGTTTTATTAACCGCTTCAGCAAGGCCCTTTCTATACTCTTAAAGATAAGAGCTGTGTAGTATCATTGATGAAGTCTAGCAGAGTGCAATGCTAGGGCTTTCAATCGTGCTCTTTCACTTTATTCAGCCAGAGTGCAATGCTAACAGTGAATCAGCTCAATAACTATCCTTTTTTCTTAATAACAGCAAAGTGCAATGCTGCAGTTGAAGTTTCACAGTTTTTACAAGAAGCAGCTGCAATGCTTCAGTGCAAACAGAAATGCAAGTCGCTCAACGATCAATAAAAGTTGCATAAAATGTGTTGTTAAGGctacaaaagtaaaaaacacaAACTTGTCTGCCACCCCATGATTATTTTACAtgaaactaataaattattgttaagaaACCAAGATGCATGTGCATAGCTCCCATCCTAATGTTGTAATCAAATCTGCTAAAATAAGGTGAAGTGCATGTAGAACCCAATGTTTATATTGTCATGTCGGCCTTTGTCCAATTATCAGTTGAGCACAAGATTATCAATCATTTGCAGAAACAGCACAAAACCCACTAAGGTACATTTCTGGAGTTGAGTTTGaacttttaaaatattaagcCAAAAGACTAGTTGTCATGGAGTGGTTTTCAAGTTTCTGTTGTTCACCGCAAACAGCAATGCTATTTGCTAAACTTTGTTACAAGTATAATACAACAGAAGCCTTGTGCAATGCAACTGTGAAGCCAACTAATCTCTACATAactaaaatcaaaataacatttttttcttaagaatCAACATCACATTTTTTCTTACGAACAGTAAATACAATAAACCACACTGAATAAGACTTTAAAAAATCCAAACAATTTGGCTTGACAAATCATATTATGAAAACCCTGTGTAAATCTGTAGATTTTTTTCAGAGTTTTTGGGAAAATATATGAAGGTCCTCTACCCAGTTGGAAGTTGTTTAGTTTTATCTGATGGATAACTCACCATCCAGCAGTTAGAACTCACATGGTTTCTCACTGCTAGGACCAAAACCAAGTCAGATAAAATGTTTGATAAGGCTTAAGAATTTCCTAAATGTGGTGACTGAAGATAACTTGGATATGTGCAAAAACTATTATTTCTTTGCATAAGAGATTTTCATGGCATGAGATGGTGTTATCCTAAAGCCCTGTAAAGCTTCCTTAGCTGTGCCTGATTGAACCTCATTTTCAAACTCCACAAAAGCAATGTCAGAACGTCCCGGTACCAAACGAACCTCTTTAAATCCAGGAaatctaaaacaaaacaagtgaaaaaagtTACCATTTTACTTCAAATACAATGAGATCAACAAGTTACAAAATCATTGTGATTGTGTCCTGAGGgctgtttctcgaaagccccggtaacttatcgggcacgaaaagcaattcttgaaactatgatTCGCTTTTTGTGAGAAGCTgctcttttgatatttttcagatgtaaagaaaagcaaaattattaactgccaagtttcaaagcttgaaatgCGTTCTTActgaagatacaaagggatTTATGTCACCCTAAAAGTTTCGAGACGTTcaagaaacaggcccctggagtaaaatgaaaaaatcgaAATAAATCCTCGAGGCCTGTAATCCTCTGTTTtcacatttgaaaaataacatGAACTTCACCACTATACTGCTGCCCCAAAGTTAAGTGAATGGGTAAGGATTGCTTTCAATAGAAACTTGTAAGAGCCACCTTGGTGGGGAAGGAAAACACAAGAAGATTTCAAAGCTGATACTTTGGGTGTTAGCTGGTTGCATTTGAGAATGGAGTAGATATTCGAAAGggaaagcattaatttttggaattcaATCATATCTTCCCAGGGATTTTTTACAGCAATCataaattataacaataataatattgttgctGAAAAGAATCAAGAGAACCAATAAAGTACAATGGTAAAATGCCACGGGTGGCTAATACCACTGCATTTTTGTATGGTATTAAAAGTGATCAGTAAAACAAATTGACAGTACTGGTTGAACAACATAGACAGCATCAGCTCCGTGGTCTCATTTGGCAGGTTCGTCAGGAAGAGAATACTGTTAGGCAGCTCTGGTACCACCACAGCTGGCTGAACGGCAGCTGGGATGACTGTGGAGCAAAGCATGAGTAAAAAGTTAAAGGAAGGCTTTCAAAAATACCCTCCCTCCAAATTCTTAATTAACTTTCAAAGTTTAGGATCCATTTAGTGcatttcaaaaccaaaaagcatttgaaaaaCAGTTAAAGCAAGGCTAACAAAAATACACTCCCTTCAAATTGATAATGATGTAACTTTCAAAGTTTAGGGTTCATTTAATTGGACATTTCAAACCAAGAGAAATTTTAAAGATTAAGACTATCTAGCAAACAACAAATTAGTGTTACTGTATATCATTAAATACACAGAAAAGTGAAAAGGCATTTGCCTGAGTTGTAAAGGACCCTGTTTcttgtttgatattttgttgtattttataaaacttacattttgaaagtgAAGCCAAAATCATGCCAACAAAATTAGCCCAAAGCTAAAACACCTGGTTCTCGGGAAGTGATGCAAGCATAAGCAAGTAATGTACTGTAGATTAATGTCTTTTGTTTTACCAAAGGTAATAGTGACCAAagtattgttattttgcatCTGACTCATGCTTATACTTGCACCACCATCAAAACTTGAGTGAACATGGTCTTAATAGCAGTTACCATTTTGTGCAACTGGCGCAACGACAGGCTGTGCCACTGCTGCAGGTGCAGACTGAGAAGCTGCCTGACGCTTGGCTGGTTTTGCTGAAAGagacaaaaattcaaataaaagaaTTAATATCTTCATTAGTCATACTAGGTTTATATTGTAAGTGGAAGTTCAGCAATATCTTTTCTGTATTTATCCAATGACCTGTATCCCACAAATCTATATGTAAAGAGAACACAATGCTCAAGTTGACAAGAACACTTACCTTGTTCTGGGGTTTTTCTCTTCTCTCTGGGCTTCTTCTCACGCTGAATGTAAGTTCCTTCCAACTTAGATACTGCATCAGACTTGCTTTTAGCATATTGTATTCTCTGACGTTTATGGAACAAAATGAttaaatttgaaagcaaacaaaaagaaggaTCAATGTTTATGTAATGCATTCAGTTTCACTGGCCACCGAACAACAAACTATACATACCACATCAGCTGATGATGTTATTTGGGAAGAATAGGTTTTCACTTACCATTGGCTTGTCATAAAATGGGAAGCCCTGCATCGAACGTAGTGCATTTGTGGCACTGGTTAAGTCTCTAAACACTACAAAAGCCTGACCTCTCATTTTGAGGGTCTTCAAGGCCACAATATCCAAGATAGGTCCAAACTGCGAAAAAATGGCATACAATGACTTCTTCAATTCTGAAACACAACCGGAGATACATCTATTATTGCAACAACCAAGATAGTTCCTCATTTTGATCAGATGTTCCGCACAGCTGTCTATCAAGGCAGAAGGTCTGCCAAGTTAACGGTTTTCCATCACATAAGTATCTTCAATAATTATGGCTCACCAtcctttttcactttttcgtTCAGGTTGTTGATGTATATAGTTTGGTTCGGCGGATTTTCCATCGTGAGGTTATCCTTAGGAGTTGCTGGCTGTCAAGAAATGTGAGTACCCTGTTCTTTCCCCTGAGTCAACAAAAATATCTTGTACTCCTAAACTCGAGACAGAACGGTGAAAATGGCAGCCGAGAGAAAAAACAGAGAAAGGAAAGTCGTGAAATGAGGCAGTTTGAAGCCCTGATGGTCTAAATTGAGAGAGTTTTTTTGCAGATTGTGCGCCACTCTTCCTCCACGCCACAAAGAAGGACCACACTTCACACGCTGGGAAGCTCGGTGAcatcaatgaaatgaaagctcATACCCAGTCTTCTAGACTGCAGTGTTTGTTCatgattgaccaatcaaacaTCTACGCTTTTAGCGccaattagtaaaatccaactagtggtctatcatcaatgctgcgttctaattggttgagctactagcaggctatatgttatagcctactagtagcgaaagcgcccaccatatttgtaatgttttggcggtaaaaaagaaTTGATGTCAAGCTTTAACTCgcaaaagatgtttagtctcgatatttttttgaccaactagttggattttactaaaacaattattcctctcgccctcatagcctctgagtcaatagcccattcggccttcggcctcatgggctattgactcatagcccattcggactcgaggaataattgttaattagactTCGGTTGCTTTCCATTATGCCAAACCGACCGGTCAGAGATAAGTGGGACTACCCAAGGAAAATGGAACGACATTTTCCTATTAAACCGCGCCAACCAATTAGGAATAGCTCTTGCCACTTCTTATCATTTCCGAATTCCCTAATTAGGGCAAAGAACTGGTTTGTCAAAAATGGAACGGCGAATTTCGATCGGAATATTCCAACCGAAATAAGTGGACCACCTCCAAAGGTGATCCCGAATATTCCGGTCGGAAGAAACCGAAACGGACCTTTCCATTTGAATTCTGACCGAAATTTCCGGAATCTTTGGCATAATGGAAAGCACCCTTCGTTTAGTTGATCGATGATCCGAGTTAAGTCGAAAATGGCCTGCAATGCGGATCTATTTCAGCGTATGAGGCCTCCATGATGATTTCATCAGGCGAAATAGATGAAAGCAACGTGGCGGCCAAAGTACCGAAACGGTCTTACCCTGAAAAATGCCTGCAATGCACCTTTTTTCCCTTATATGACAGTTCTAAAATATGAATCAGTCTCATAAGTTCCCCATCGTATGCAAGTTGATATAGGAACAACACTGTGGCAATTATAACATTCTTGATCAGAGGTACCCCCACCATCATCTCCCCACCCAGGAGCCATATTTACGGTAATAGGCTCCTGCCCCACCCCAAAAGGGACCTCTCGctccctttggggtggggTTTTGAAAAACcatgggaacgaggttgcctcCACTGTTCGACTTTTTTGTTCTACACTTAAAAAAAGCCTAACATGATTTAACCTGTCTCGGACAGCAACCTCTTTAACAGAGGAGTGGAAAAGCCCTGGGGACAAGGTTGTCTTGCACAGTATCGGTACCGATCATAAACATTACCAGGATTAACTAAAGACTGACGTGGAACAAAGGAGTAAACTGTAAACTGTCACTGCTAATCGCCGTCGCAAAGTACAGCAACGACGCAGCTCAACAAGGTCGAGCCGAAAGCATACAAAGGCGCCCCTGGCAACCGCTATACGGTCCATGTGTGACCTTGGAGCACAGTTTACAGCCAGATCGAATCAGCTGCATGCTGGTTATTGCTAAGGGAGGAAAACCGGGGAACCCGGAGTAAAACCCTTGAAGCAGAGAAGGTAACCAACACAAACTCAGCCCACTCAATCTTTTTATTTCAGCCCCTCTGAGAAGTTTTCGGAAGTTGAAGTGATTAGGCTATTCGTTAGGTAATACGTATCACTTGAATTCAGCATTTTTGGCCTTAGTGGCACTGAAGAGCTTAACCCATAATTCACGGATTTCTGTTGCTGGCCAAAACATCGCGGCTTCTTACGCCTGGTTTCTATGCGATCGCCTCACTAGAACTTGCTCCTGAGCAGAGCTGAAAAACGGAAATGGCTACGTAATTGCTCTGCGGCATCGAACGTGGGCTCAAGCGCGCGctcatttaaaatgattgggaaaaaaattttgatggtgtacaatttctgaaaaatttgttttcgtgcACGAAACGACTCAACGCATGAAGTGTTCGGTATGTCAGAATTGGATTGTTATCAAAATTCGTCGAGTTCCATCTTGTCAAAAGTGGTAACCGACAAGAAATCACCCGCAAGAGCAACGTTGTTTAAGGGGGAAAACTTTCATTGATCAAACGATCGAAAACGCGCTAGAAAGAATCAACTGCACGCATGCGCAGACGTCTTTCAGCTCTGTCTTGCTCCTGTTCTATATGGACAATCACGGTCACTTGGTTTTAACTTTATTCGTTGTGTATAAGTTATTGATTTATTAATGATTGATTTCTTCTGCAACCACGGTAATCCTTTGTGTCTCGAATTCGTTTCAGTTTACAAACATCTTGGAAGCGTCCTCGAAATGTTCACTCATTATATACAACGAAATCTTCTCCGAAGAGAAACataatcatttttcagttcattactaaaatggattttttgttttgtcggGCAGTAATTCAACTTTTTAATTATTGAAGGGCTTAAATGTTCGGTTCTGGGGTAAAATCAAAGAGATAATTTCACAGGAAATCACAACGCACGAGTGTTATCAGacaagccaatcaaaatccaAAGCAAATACATGAAACTGGAGCAAAACACGGGAGTACACGACGGAACAAAGGTCAACTTGTTCTGTGGTTGACTCTGATTGGTGGAAAATGGTGAAACAGCTTTTGAAACCAATCGGCTGATTATGGTGATACAAGACAGAATAATCCTAAAATTAGTGTTGTCATCCATATTGCGCTTATCAATTGTATATAAGTCTTCGCTATAAAACTGTTCAAGAAATGCTGCTCAGTTCTTGCTCAAGGTGTGACAGAGCCTTCTTGAGCAGACATTGATTGAAGATCAGAGTTTAAAACTATCGTTCTTCCTGCTGATCTTTCCGTCTCGTCTGACGATCCTTGTCACTGAGAAGATGGTAATCTCAGGGCGCAGCAAGTATATTTAAATCTCCGCTGACCGCGAGTATTGTTCTCTTCCACACTAAATCCTTGTAAGAATTCTCTTCTATCGCAATGAACCTCGGGATGTTGCTTAAACCAGTTAATCCGGCTCACCCAGTTTGTATAACGCGGCAGACAAACAAGGCCAACAAAATTACCAGGTGGACCCGGGTCTCCTTTCCTTCCACGTGGGCCCTCGCTTCCTTTAACTCCTCTCTGTCCCTTCAGTCCTCTGAGCCCAAGAGGACCACTTTCACCCCTCTTTCCTGTGTTTCCTTTGGATCCTTTGGGACCCTCTTTTCCAGGTAAGCAATGGACTCCAAGAGATGAAGTGCTGGTGTTTGACGGTTTTATGCAGTTCCCTGGTAATCCAGGAGCCCCTCGTATTCCCGTTGGTCCACGTGGTCCCTcaaagttaaaacaaaaatggcgtTTATAGCACGACCGATTTAAAAGTAAATATGATTTTTCACTGATAATTCTAAAACagctgcaacaaaaaaataaaaaataaataaaataaaaataaaaaatatcgTGAAAACGACCCATACACCCCAGTGCACTCGGTCTGCATAGCGCCTTCTGTGAGGGTTACAGGTTGCGTAGCTGGCAGTTTTTTCTGCCCGAGCGAGCGAGAGAGCGGCGAAGCCGCGAGTGGATTGGGGCGAAGGAAATTCAGAGTTTCTCTCTGCCCCCGTCCCAATCCACTCGCGGCTTTGCTACTCCCTCGCTCACTCGCTCGCACGGACAGAAAAAACCGCCAGCTACGATGGATAGGTTATCCACAAAACCGACAAGATTCAAGACTTGTGTAGACATCGCAAAGTGTTTTCTGAATCTTGTAATGTGGCTATGTCATACAGTATACCTTTTATTGCGATTTTTGCAATGTCCAATGGGCCCTGTAATACGAGAAGACTTTGATTTTCCTTACCTGCGCTCCTTTGGAACCCTGCAACCCGTGAGCTCCCTTTAATCCTTGTAACCCACTTGGTCCAATCTAAGAGAGCATCATGAATCATTCAACAgtaatttacaattattttcaaaaatataacCACACTTTTGAGTTTGAGGAACATGTTTCAATGTTTCAAACATCATCTTCGACAGCCATAGTGAATATAACAGTATAAAATCTTACAAGATGATCCGTTCTTGATCAGAAATTCTGATGATGATGCTGAACCCTTAACAAAGGTTAGCATCATCTCCCTCATTGTCATCATCGTGTTCATACCCGTCATCATCGTCACAAGCTGGCAAATGTATTGGTTTTCCAGGACAAATTACTACAAACAATGGCTAAAATGATGTAGAAAGCTGATTTACCAGTCCTTTCGGTCCTGGGGCTCCATTCAGTCCGTTCTGGCCTTTCTCGCcctaaaaatataaacatggCTATATTAGAAATTATAATATAGAAAAGATaatacgcgcgctctgattggtcaaaaaacccatgttttattaaagaaataaaaaacgcgcCGAGTGCaatgttgagttatataagcacgcgggaatttttaagaacacgagagaagtgcGAAGAAGCACGAGCCGAAATGTAGagcctgcggctcgtgttttctacatttcactcgtgttctcaaatgcccgtcgtgttttatcagtgtaatacacggcttaggcttctttatttgttaatgaTACAATTCATATTGACAACGAGGAGTGGAGACTGGGAGAACAATCTTTCATTCGAGCGGGTGCACTCTTTCTAAACTCTCAAGACATTTGCTCAGCTCatcatttctttcctttttctcgAATTACTGTAAATGTCGTCCGACCATTGAGCGAGCATAGATAGATCTTTTTTGGTAAACTATATCACAAACAACCTTAAACGCAATCGTTTTCATCACAATGACCGCCatctttaaaaattcataacCTAAGGCCAGGCCCACAGTCAAATCATAATGCAACGGGCCTTGACCCAGTCCAAACAATAACGACATTACGCTCAGCTGGTCGTCCCGTCTTCAATAGCTGTTGTCACAGTTGAGCTTGTAGgtaaagcttcttttgtttatagCCACATGTAGACGAGATTGAttggtcaatacaatggaaaatgagcCATTGGCCTCCTTAATGTGTGTAAACCGCCCGTAACTAAAGTGACAGCTATTGATCTGGCTCAGGCTATGCTGTAACAGAAGCACATGAACAAATGGACAAGTGTGAAGGATCACTGACCTGTGGTCCCATAGGACCCCTGGGACCTGGTTCGCCTTTAGAGCCCGGTTTTCCTCGCTGTCCTCTGTGGCCTCGCTTTCCTCGGCATTCACCACTACACTAACAACAACATCAAGAAcaataagcaaaaaaaaaagagttttcAATAAACTCATAAACCCTCATGAATAAAATGTCTTGTTATTGCTGCGCTTTTCCAACGTTgtcatttgttaaaaaattcttcattttcagcTCAGGGACCGTTTCTCTGATCGCAAgttttcaagaaagaaatctAAAGTGTTTCTTCCCAATCGCCAATGAGATATCTCTGCAAAAAACTGATCAATCAACAAACGAGAAATAATGAAGtacaaaaggccgagaagaaAATTGCGTTATAAATACATTTTCGTGACTGCATATCTGTGTTCTTTTAGTCAAGTGGGTTAAATTTATTTAGACCACATGCTGACAAGAGTAATTGTTTATTGGTACAGACTCTTATTTTGCAGTTCTGTTGTTAATTGACGGTATCGGCATTTTAAATCCCATTCATGCCAGATATTATTGGTTTGTTGATTGATTTACATAATTGAGACGAGAAATAACAAAGTATGGAATTAACTCAACAAAGTTAGGATACCGCAGACATCACTGAAATATCGAACACATGGCGATGTGTTAGACCAAAGCAACATGAATTCGAATCGTAATTCTAGACAAAGAGCTCTCTTTCCAAAGCATTCTTCCACGTCAtcaataaaaccaaaatttaatGACGTGCGTAGTGA carries:
- the LOC141875834 gene encoding large ribosomal subunit protein uL11-like, with the protein product MPPKFDPSEIKIIYLRATGGEVGATSALAPKIGPLGLSPKKVGDDIAKATQDWKGLRITVQLTIQNRQAKVSVVPSASSLIIKALKEPPRDRKKVKNIKHDGNLTLEQIIEIAKTMRPRSMARKLAGTVKEILGTAQSVGCTVEGEPPHDIIDKINDNVIEIPDDE
- the LOC141875833 gene encoding U1 small nuclear ribonucleoprotein A-like, producing the protein MENPPNQTIYINNLNEKVKKDELKKSLYAIFSQFGPILDIVALKTLKMRGQAFVVFRDLTSATNALRSMQGFPFYDKPMRIQYAKSKSDAVSKLEGTYIQREKKPREKRKTPEQAKPAKRQAASQSAPAAVAQPVVAPVAQNVIPAAVQPAVVVPELPNSILFLTNLPNETTELMLSMLFNQFPGFKEVRLVPGRSDIAFVEFENEVQSGTAKEALQGFRITPSHAMKISYAKK
- the LOC141877106 gene encoding uncharacterized protein LOC141877106; the protein is MKDISANGKPLQGVRGFLTVSVIGFVLTLALFVDETESAREAKGTKSVKSNKEKEKCRLLRDQGGNYYIKCFNTSEEKQERAQKSRKTGRTGENRKRLNQCSGECRGKRGHRGQRGKPGSKGEPGPRGPMGPQGEKGQNGLNGAPGPKGLIGPSGLQGLKGAHGLQGSKGAQGPRGPTGIRGAPGLPGNCIKPSNTSTSSLGVHCLPGKEGPKGSKGNTGKRGESGPLGLRGLKGQRGVKGSEGPRGRKGDPGPPGNFVGLVCLPRYTNWVSRINWFKQHPEVHCDRREFLQGFSVEENNTRGQRRFKYTCCALRLPSSQ